GTCAAACTTTATGAGATGTACAGATTTACGGATAAAATTAACTCTTACATTTGTATGGAACACATGCAGTTTTCATTGACATTACatgatgatatatttttatatctatgtATATAGTAGCTATTGCAAATCAAAATTTGGACAGAGTGCACTTAACTAGTAACACTCtacccaaacaaaaaaaattgcaacAATACAAAtatgaataattaaataaaacatagttatatgaaaacacaaatatagtgatataaatattttggaaaATGTTGGTACGttttccaaaatattaaaaaaaaatggattatttatataaatgtgaaGATTTGTTGTGTCTAAAACTTGGGACGAAGAATTAATTTCATCGTTCATCAGGTACACGGTCGGTCCATGAAACCCGGAAAACCCAGTTAGAGACAGTCCTCTTCCTCAAACGCTTGATCCTTTCATGACTGCTTTTTGAAATCAGTCTGTTACTATCTGTTGACTCTACGTATTCTTTGAGCCTTTTCATCGCCAAATCGAGTGTCTCTTCACTCATATTGGCgaaacaaaccctaaaccaaccCGGTTCAGTACAATGGCACGATGAACCGGGTGAAATATTTAGTTTCACTTCGTACACAATCTTCTTCCATAGCTCAAGCTCTGCTTCGAAAGTGTTTGTGTCCAAGAGATGCCTCATGTCGACCCAACAAAACAAACCAGCGTTGCTTTTAAGGCAAGTAACTCCTGCGGCTTCAAGACCGGACACGAGTTGCTTTTGACGAATCTTGAGTCTTTTCTTGTTTTCGTTGAGGTATGTACCTGTGAACTTCTTGTCTGAAAGCAATGCAGAGAGAAGGTATTGTGTTTGGGAAGAAACGAGGCCGAAACTCGACATTTTCGTCGCAGCCGAAACAACCATTTCGTCGTTGGAGTATATTGCTCCAACGCGAAAACCGGGTAAACCGAGATCTTTGGAAAGACTGTAAACGACATGAACTCTTTTGGAGACTTCGCTGTCCTCgagtttcttgtcttttaaGACATCCATGACGCTAACGAATTGTTCAAACCCAAACACGGTACCTGAATAGATCTCGTCGCTTATGAGATGAATGTTTTTGGAGGTGATGAAGTCAACGAGAAGGTTAAGTTCTCTTCTGGTCAACATTGTGCCAAGTGGGTTAGATGGGTTGGTAACAAGAATCCCTTTGACGTTAAGATCAAGCTTTTGAGCTTGTTGATAAGCTTGTTGAAGAGCTGACTCTGTTATTTGGAATCCATTAGAGCTGGAGCAGTGAATCGGTACAATCTCTGCACCGGTTCTCCATTTCAAATCTCTGTCGAATCTGTACACATAAGGGAAACAAATGTCAACTCAGGTTTTTTGGgagacaagaaaataaaatatcaaatatgaaaaattatggTGTAGAAATTACCCTGGATAGTAAGGAGTGGGTAAAAGGAAAGCATCTCCAGGTTCTGCTAGACAAAACATGAGAGTTTCGTTGGCAGATGTTGAACCAGCAGCTAGAACAATCTTTCGTGGGTCAAATGTTACTCTATTCCCTCTTATTTCCTCCATAAACTCTGCCAAAGCCTATATGGACAGGTAGACCCCATTAGTTTTACTTGCGTCTTCAACTATATTGTGTAATATGAAGGAGAAAGTTTTTAATTGCTTACTTTCTTGAATTCTGGTAGGCCATGATAATCTTGGAAGAGAGCAAGCTCTTTGAAAATAGATTGGCCGTCCTTCTTGAGTCCGGCTGCGTCTGGATTCTTAGCTAACCATGTCTCTATGAGATCAAAACATAGCTGCATATAAAGAACATCATATTAAGTACCAGAAACGATAGACTAAATTTTTGCCATTGGTCGAAAAAccaaacttatatatttacctGATTTTCAGCAAGACCCATTTGAACAATCCCATTAGGGTTCTTGATTTCGTCGTATGGGTTCTTCTCGTATTCTTCCCATCCCAAGAAGTAAGATGAGTCTTGTCCATGAGCATTGCTTGTCACTTTTGTCGACAGctgtttcatttttaaattacaaaaataatttttgggtTGAACGAAAGATGAACAATGAAGATATATAAGAAATCGGTTGTTAAAGAGAAATGATgtattagggtttagttagtTGGTGAAGAGTGAGATGTGGAATGTAGATGCTTGAGGTATGTGGGaggtatatatattgttttctctTTGAAAAATTGTCTCGCCATGTGAGAGACAACTTCCGTTTTTACTTGACTAATCTAATAATTTATCAGCTATCATTTATTGTCTTTATGAACTTAAATATTCAAGATTTGGTCCTaaagaatattcaaattttcttCACTTTGTTGTTTTAGCtatatgaattattatataAACTGACATTTTGCTTATGTTATACAAGTCTGAACATATCTTTTTGAATCTAAACAGATCTTTAAGTGTCTTTCTGTATAACGTTCAAATTGCAAAAGACATCAAATATTccatttttagatttatagaatGGCCTATTAAAAAAGGAAGAAGTAGACTAAAATGTCATAAAATTAGGAGTAGAAAATAATACACCGGCTAATAAAAACGCTAAAAATGACACCggataaaaatggtaaaagttaGACTAAAATTTTGTAAGTTTTACATTTGGTCCAATAAACGCGTTTTCCGTCACCGCCCATACCGGACACCGGATTAGCGACCAAATATATTTGTAGATCGAATGTCATGACGATGTGTTGGGGGTACACCTCGTTTTTGGCGAGTTGTCTGGAATGTGTGTATTTTATACTCTGAGTAGTTTTTTGGCAGAAATGTTAATGATAGTTACGGTTAAAAAACGTTTTGAACTGATTTTTTCAGACCTTCgaaaatgtattaataaaaAACTAGGATAGGGcttaatatgtaaaatatgattATGGCACAATCAATATAATAATGTTAATTAAGTTTTTCAGAACTCACTAATATGCAAATGTCATTATCCATGTTcgtatctaaattttttatttgtttataaaatccATATCTAAATTAGTTGCTGGAAACAGATTACTATAGCAAGACCGAGttggatattttttaaatttgctACCTTAAATAATTGATAAGCCGAAGAAAACGTAAACCATATTTACCGACAGAAAAGGAATTTGCTCAACGCATATCACATATAATGTATGATGACAGACTATAATAATCAagctaaatatatataacataacaaGAAAATAAGGTGAAagattttgaaagttgaaatcaATATCTATAGCCGCTGGATGTCCAGATTTTCAGGGGTCGTAGTTCGTTCCTAAGTTTGATTAGTCAAATAACTAAATGatgtttgtgacaaaaaaaaaaaaaaaaaaaaaaataataataactaaatgatGCGAATATTCATTATTACTATTCCTGCCAGACATATAGAAATTGAAACAATTTAAAGAACAAAAAAGTTGTTAATATTATGAGATTTCATCCATATCTGCAACGAAAACTCTTCTTTTACTTACAAAAAGATATGTATAGTTGGAGTTAATCATCGAATTTTATTTAGTGtaggaattttattttatttacttagTTGGAGAGTTATAAAAACACATACATTGGTTTCATATGATGAACATTCATATGTGCTGCATCTCTTTGAGATTTGGAATGTCCACATTGTTGGAACTCGTTTTTGACAAAATGGTTTTGGACCATTTATTGATAAGTTTTGGAACGAAGACGTTCGTCAGAATAACCGAATGTTTGACACTATGAAATAGTGTAATCATATGTCAAAAAACGAAATTCGTTGGAATGAGAAATGAAAGTCTAATGTggattatttataaaatatatcacattagaaatatgagttttacttcctattttatttaaAGTGGAGAAAATACATTAAAGTTTAAGACTTTGATTGTATAAGAAAAGATATTTGGACCATACATAAATTTcatgttttataatttagtaAATGGGTCAACAGAATAAAagaatttatcttttatattgaAATGGTCAACATGAGTCATGGAATGAATGCAAAgttaattttgtatttgtaACATCTCCATGAATGCACGTCCATGTTGTAATGAGAAAATAATTCTCAATTTCCACATTGAATACCATACGTTTTGGTCGGAGGCAAACGTAGGGTTTGGTCAGTGGACTATATAATAGTCACTGCTCTTTTCATtcgaaaacacacacacatccAAGACAAACAAAACCACTttctcctattttttttttatccgagAGTATAACATAGAAATAGGTTCGACAGGCTTTGGTTCTCAAGTGCTGTGAGACTGAAGATTTGTGAGACTGAAGATATAGGCAGTTGTATCATGGGATTCTTAAACGTATCAAACCAGCACACTACGGGCGTTTAAAGGATTAAGGAAAGAGATCTAATCTCGACTCTGCTTCAACCTAGTTCTTTTCCAACTAAGGTAttatattgttgtatttttttattcatgttatttgcaatttttttttttttgctttacatATCAAATTTGCCTTTTTAGTAAATTTGGTGCCTACAcacatgttaatttta
The window above is part of the Brassica napus cultivar Da-Ae chromosome C8, Da-Ae, whole genome shotgun sequence genome. Proteins encoded here:
- the LOC106449687 gene encoding 1-aminocyclopropane-1-carboxylate synthase 9 — encoded protein: MKQLSTKVTSNAHGQDSSYFLGWEEYEKNPYDEIKNPNGIVQMGLAENQLCFDLIETWLAKNPDAAGLKKDGQSIFKELALFQDYHGLPEFKKALAEFMEEIRGNRVTFDPRKIVLAAGSTSANETLMFCLAEPGDAFLLPTPYYPGFDRDLKWRTGAEIVPIHCSSSNGFQITESALQQAYQQAQKLDLNVKGILVTNPSNPLGTMLTRRELNLLVDFITSKNIHLISDEIYSGTVFGFEQFVSVMDVLKDKKLEDSEVSKRVHVVYSLSKDLGLPGFRVGAIYSNDEMVVSAATKMSSFGLVSSQTQYLLSALLSDKKFTGTYLNENKKRLKIRQKQLVSGLEAAGVTCLKSNAGLFCWVDMRHLLDTNTFEAELELWKKIVYEVKLNISPGSSCHCTEPGWFRVCFANMSEETLDLAMKRLKEYVESTDSNRLISKSSHERIKRLRKRTVSNWVFRVSWTDRVPDER